Below is a genomic region from Dyadobacter subterraneus.
CTCAACTACTTCACGATAAACGATATCTCCGGTTGCATTTCTGACCAGCAATGTTGTGTTCGAATCGTTGTTAGGTTTGTCAACAAAAACGTTGATTTTGCCTTCTTTATTAATGTAAACACCGGTATTAAGTGAGGCGGCTTTTTTAGTTTCTTTGTCATCTGCATAGGCAGAGAAAGCGAAAGAGGCAACAAATGCAAAGGCAACAGCGATATTTTTGATGTAAGTTTTCATGGCTTTGATTTTTTTATTTATGGCTAATATTTTTCTTATGAATGGCTAATAAGTTACTTGGTACAAATACTTATTTGATTGTCAATGCACGTTCTGTTTTTTGATCTGACAATTGGAATGTTTTGGTTTGTGTTTCGTTTTGGCTTGTTACATCGATTTGGTATTTACCTGCTTCAAGCTCCGTAACGTTCAACTGGCGACCGAATTTCTGATTTCCTTTGGCTACAATTTCGCGGTAAACGACGTCTCCGTTTTCATTTTTCACAAGAATGGTTGTTGAAGCGTTATCATCCGCTTTGTCGACCA
It encodes:
- a CDS encoding DUF3244 domain-containing protein → VDKADDNASTTILVKNENGDVVYREIVAKGNQKFGRQLNVTELEAGKYQIDVTSQNETQTKTFQLSDQKTERALTIK